The following are from one region of the Paenibacillus bovis genome:
- a CDS encoding SOS response-associated peptidase, protein MCGRFTLLTDLDQIRHSFDIAKVEYVLQARTNIAPGQDIAVIRQQQDERILDGFRWGLIPSWAKEAKIGYKMINARAETLATKASFRSLIARHRVGIVADGFYEWKKEVEDKQPYRFQLQSREPFAFAGLYDEWESPEDGELIRSCTIITTEPNTLAAEVHNRMPVILAPEALDTWLDPQMTDKEHLQQFLVPYSAEEMIKYPVSKEVGNVKNISNHLIDEIPLNSK, encoded by the coding sequence ATGTGTGGACGTTTTACACTGCTGACCGACCTGGATCAGATTCGTCATTCTTTTGATATTGCGAAAGTGGAGTATGTTCTTCAAGCAAGGACCAATATTGCTCCTGGACAGGATATCGCTGTGATCAGGCAGCAGCAGGATGAACGAATTCTGGATGGCTTCCGTTGGGGTCTGATTCCATCCTGGGCCAAAGAGGCGAAGATCGGATACAAGATGATCAATGCACGGGCAGAGACCCTTGCGACCAAGGCTTCATTCCGTTCATTGATTGCCCGGCACCGGGTAGGTATTGTGGCAGATGGATTTTACGAGTGGAAGAAGGAAGTAGAGGATAAGCAGCCTTATCGTTTTCAACTGCAGTCCAGAGAGCCTTTTGCTTTTGCTGGACTCTATGATGAATGGGAGTCGCCGGAAGATGGCGAACTGATCCGCAGCTGTACAATCATTACTACCGAACCGAATACACTCGCAGCAGAGGTGCATAATCGTATGCCGGTTATTTTGGCACCGGAAGCGCTGGATACATGGCTTGATCCGCAAATGACAGATAAAGAACACCTGCAGCAGTTTTTGGTTCCTTACTCTGCGGAGGAAATGATCAAATATCCGGTCAGCAAAGAGGTAGGAAACGTCAAAAATATCAGTAATCACCTGATTGATGAGATTCCGCTAAATTCAAAGTGA
- a CDS encoding glucoamylase family protein: MKKSTLFCCLLAVCLLINLTAAPMVTAAQTSPKKAAFNKQLKAIAKKTFKYFADYTDPTTGLTYDEVRTTGKGTEEAKRTSPTNIAMYMMSTVSAQQMGLISKKEAVSRIQTTLNTLEKLDKWNGLFYNWYNTEDGSLKKDWGQFISQVDNGWLSAGLIVVGQAYSELHGQTSKLVDNMNYTPLYDPEVGQFRGGYDVAKGELTEHYYGTFYTEPRVASYIAIGKGDVPKEHWWKMYRTMPAEYDWQSQIPQGKTVQYDGVDVFEGSYVYKGTKFVPSWGGSMFEALMPGMVIKEKELGTKALGLNNKRHVQLQIEYAKEKGYPAWGFSPSATPTGYSEFAATPLGTSGYKDSSTVTAHATFLALEYAPEAAQKNIKALQKLKMAGKYGFYDSVNVETGELAKAYLALDQGMIMISIANYLEDGVIRDYFHKDPIGKKPEALLKKEVFSIR, from the coding sequence ATGAAAAAATCGACTTTATTTTGTTGTTTGCTGGCTGTTTGCCTGCTGATTAACCTGACGGCAGCTCCCATGGTAACTGCAGCGCAGACTTCTCCAAAAAAAGCCGCATTCAACAAACAATTGAAAGCGATTGCAAAAAAGACGTTCAAATATTTTGCCGACTATACAGATCCTACTACGGGTCTCACCTACGATGAGGTAAGAACGACCGGCAAAGGAACAGAAGAAGCCAAACGCACATCACCTACCAATATTGCCATGTACATGATGAGTACCGTATCTGCACAGCAAATGGGGTTAATCAGCAAAAAAGAAGCTGTATCGCGTATACAAACGACGCTGAACACTCTGGAAAAGCTGGATAAATGGAATGGGCTCTTCTATAACTGGTATAACACAGAGGATGGCTCACTCAAAAAAGACTGGGGACAATTTATCTCCCAGGTCGATAATGGCTGGCTGTCAGCGGGTCTGATCGTTGTAGGTCAAGCCTACTCGGAGCTGCACGGACAAACGAGCAAGCTGGTCGATAACATGAACTATACACCACTATACGATCCAGAGGTCGGTCAATTCCGCGGCGGATATGATGTAGCCAAAGGAGAGCTGACCGAGCACTATTACGGAACGTTTTATACCGAACCTCGTGTAGCCAGCTATATTGCTATCGGTAAAGGCGATGTTCCCAAAGAGCATTGGTGGAAAATGTATCGCACGATGCCAGCAGAATACGATTGGCAATCCCAGATTCCTCAGGGGAAAACTGTCCAATATGATGGAGTAGATGTTTTTGAAGGAAGTTATGTCTACAAAGGGACCAAGTTCGTACCCAGCTGGGGAGGAAGCATGTTTGAAGCCTTGATGCCGGGTATGGTGATCAAAGAAAAAGAACTGGGTACCAAAGCATTAGGATTGAACAACAAGCGCCATGTCCAACTGCAAATTGAATACGCCAAGGAAAAAGGATACCCGGCATGGGGATTCTCCCCTTCGGCGACACCAACAGGCTATAGCGAATTTGCAGCAACACCGCTTGGAACTTCGGGGTACAAGGACAGTTCCACTGTAACGGCCCATGCTACCTTCCTCGCGCTTGAATATGCCCCGGAAGCGGCACAGAAGAACATCAAAGCGCTGCAAAAATTGAAAATGGCCGGTAAATACGGATTCTACGATTCTGTTAATGTCGAGACCGGCGAGCTTGCCAAAGCATATCTTGCGCTTGATCAGGGAATGATTATGATCTCGATCGCCAACTACCTGGAGGATGGAGTCATCCGTGATTACTTCCATAAGGACCCGATCGGCAAGAAACCAGAAGCATTGCTGAAGAAAGAAGTTTTCTCGATTAGATAA
- a CDS encoding CynX/NimT family MFS transporter produces the protein MTSRYTLFLCALILAAFNLRPGITSISPVLQGITRDLGMSSTSASLLTSIPLLCIGFCSLFAGRLAHRYQSEKIITLFIGCIGIATFLRFFTNSPWYLLLTSLLIGAGIGIVSPLISGFIKRYFPTSVAPMIGVYSTSMVVGASISIGMTTPLQHWFHDSWKIGLGFWCVLALIAIPLWYTVIRHPYTAKQETVQTQPASLPLQNKQAWLLTSFVGIVILLFYCFTAWLPAIVEEKGYAASYAGMIGTISMIAQLPATLLLPVLLRVIPGRRFWITFFTLSEIAGLAVLCFTDITPIVASVCLGIGGGGLVSLTLLLPIDKTNSAMEASTWSAMTQAIGYMIGAIGPIVIGLLYDYTGSFVPTLYLLIAVGFVVIVLGWKLTQPESSQLEEQTVYQT, from the coding sequence ATGACAAGTCGTTACACATTGTTTCTTTGCGCACTGATTCTGGCTGCATTCAATCTTAGACCAGGAATTACTTCGATTAGTCCGGTTTTGCAGGGGATAACCAGAGATTTGGGGATGAGTTCCACCTCAGCCAGTCTGCTAACTTCTATTCCTTTGTTATGTATCGGGTTTTGCTCGCTGTTCGCTGGTCGTCTTGCTCATCGATACCAATCTGAGAAAATCATTACTCTTTTTATAGGGTGTATTGGTATAGCTACATTTTTGCGTTTTTTCACCAATTCGCCGTGGTATCTGCTGCTCACTTCTCTACTGATCGGTGCCGGCATCGGTATCGTAAGCCCGTTAATCTCCGGATTTATTAAACGGTATTTTCCGACAAGCGTAGCGCCGATGATCGGTGTTTACTCTACCTCCATGGTAGTAGGTGCTTCCATATCGATCGGTATGACTACGCCGCTGCAGCACTGGTTTCACGACTCTTGGAAAATCGGTCTGGGATTCTGGTGTGTACTCGCCCTTATAGCTATTCCACTATGGTATACAGTAATCAGACATCCTTATACAGCCAAACAAGAAACCGTTCAAACCCAACCAGCTTCTTTGCCACTCCAAAATAAACAGGCTTGGCTGTTAACGTCGTTTGTAGGTATTGTTATTTTGCTGTTTTATTGCTTTACTGCCTGGCTACCGGCAATTGTCGAGGAAAAAGGATATGCTGCTTCCTATGCTGGGATGATCGGTACTATATCCATGATTGCCCAACTGCCTGCTACTCTATTGCTGCCTGTTCTTTTGAGAGTTATTCCCGGCAGACGATTCTGGATTACCTTTTTCACTTTGAGTGAGATCGCCGGGTTGGCGGTATTATGTTTTACCGATATTACGCCTATTGTTGCAAGTGTGTGCCTGGGTATTGGCGGAGGCGGACTGGTCTCCCTCACTCTGCTGCTACCAATTGATAAAACAAATTCAGCGATGGAAGCCAGCACCTGGTCAGCTATGACCCAAGCGATCGGCTATATGATCGGTGCAATAGGTCCGATTGTGATTGGATTGCTGTATGATTACACAGGCAGCTTTGTACCCACTCTGTATCTGCTTATTGCAGTTGGATTCGTAGTTATCGTACTGGGCTGGAAACTGACCCAACCGGAATCATCCCAACTAGAGGAGCAGACTGTTTATCAAACCTGA
- a CDS encoding LysR family transcriptional regulator: MRKETMCNDLSYDNTLHYILDVRFPFMLHYILHMIKCIFVIKEISKMVWNEMQIRLIVKISETGSFTKAGEELHMTQPAVSRIVASVESELGTKLIKRNRKNGLVFTEVGEQILILFRNVLSELKKVDELIAAERGLEIGKVHVGAYPTACTRFIPKIIRLIEQKHPGLEVQLSEGSVDQVKDWLQTRVIDVGITIPPDHDFDIIPLIKDQLIVVMSLKHPLYQQESITIPDLQKEQIILGRGGYEAQVDALFKEYNIKPNIRFVVDHLDTALSMIQEELGITITTKGAISSLPEHIAIRDLEPYMFRNINIAVPDIKDISRATNVFIETACTLFADQHEDAAADKSHS; the protein is encoded by the coding sequence GTGCGCAAAGAAACAATGTGTAACGACTTGTCATACGATAATACCCTCCATTACATTCTTGATGTAAGATTTCCTTTTATGTTACATTACATTTTACATATGATAAAATGCATATTTGTTATAAAGGAGATATCAAAAATGGTATGGAACGAAATGCAAATTCGACTGATCGTCAAAATTTCGGAAACTGGAAGCTTTACCAAGGCCGGGGAAGAGCTGCATATGACCCAGCCAGCAGTGAGTCGTATTGTAGCGAGTGTAGAAAGTGAACTGGGCACAAAGCTGATCAAAAGAAATCGCAAAAATGGATTGGTATTCACCGAGGTTGGAGAGCAGATATTGATACTGTTTCGAAACGTATTGAGCGAGTTAAAAAAGGTGGATGAATTGATTGCGGCTGAACGAGGATTGGAGATTGGAAAGGTTCATGTTGGAGCATATCCGACAGCCTGTACACGATTTATTCCCAAGATTATACGTCTGATAGAGCAAAAGCATCCCGGTCTTGAAGTTCAGCTCTCCGAAGGCAGTGTCGATCAAGTCAAGGATTGGCTGCAAACAAGAGTTATTGATGTAGGCATTACTATTCCTCCCGATCATGACTTTGATATTATTCCACTGATAAAAGATCAATTGATTGTTGTTATGTCTCTTAAGCATCCGCTTTATCAACAAGAATCGATTACTATTCCTGATTTGCAAAAAGAGCAGATTATTCTTGGACGAGGAGGATATGAAGCACAGGTGGATGCATTATTTAAAGAATATAATATCAAGCCCAACATACGATTTGTAGTCGATCACCTGGATACCGCACTGAGCATGATACAAGAAGAGTTAGGCATTACTATTACAACCAAGGGAGCTATTTCTTCCTTGCCCGAACACATAGCTATCCGTGACCTGGAACCTTATATGTTCAGGAACATTAATATCGCTGTGCCGGATATAAAGGATATATCCAGAGCCACAAATGTCTTTATCGAGACGGCATGCACACTTTTCGCTGATCAGCATGAAGATGCTGCGGCAGACAAAAGCCACTCGTAA